Proteins co-encoded in one Leptospira inadai serovar Lyme str. 10 genomic window:
- a CDS encoding MerR family transcriptional regulator, translated as MSLKIGELAKATQVSVETIRYYESLKLLNPPVRNESKYRIYSADSAKRIRFVRNMQALGFRLSEIKELLDLKLETKSQCNKVRSRVNLKLSEIRDKILVLKKLESSLLEIRKICESSKATKQGCPVLDFMKDV; from the coding sequence ATGAGCCTAAAAATCGGAGAGCTCGCGAAAGCGACTCAAGTGTCAGTCGAAACGATTCGCTATTATGAATCTCTTAAACTCCTAAATCCACCCGTTAGGAACGAATCGAAATACAGAATCTATTCGGCCGATTCCGCTAAAAGAATTCGATTCGTCCGAAACATGCAGGCCCTGGGCTTTCGACTCTCGGAAATCAAGGAACTCCTGGATTTGAAACTGGAAACAAAAAGCCAATGTAATAAAGTCAGATCAAGAGTGAATTTAAAGCTGAGTGAAATACGGGACAAGATCCTCGTTCTAAAAAAATTAGAGAGTTCCTTACTTGAAATCCGAAAAATTTGCGAATCTTCAAAGGCAACAAAACAAGGATGTCCCGTACTGGACTTTATGAAGGATGTATAA
- a CDS encoding flavin-containing monooxygenase — MQRTGFGLSSREIIDYSDFICIVGAGPAGLSIGRSLKSRRIPFHIIERHSDVGGIWDTENPGSPMYKSAHFISSKYLSNYADFPMPSQYPDYPSNRQILAYHRSFAKEYDLYPHIEFNTSVKNVEKNGSKWLLALANGELRLYGEIVCATGITWSPNFPKLPGSETFGGEILHSIKYKDAISFKGKRVLIVGAGNSGCDIACDAGTNAEQAFISVRRGYHFIPKHVLGQPADVFGDGAHWIPNWFSQWILGKLLRFLIGDVTKLGLPAPDHKIFETHPIVNDQLLHNLRHGDVIAKGDIEKLNGNFVEFKDGTREKIDMIILATGYNWSIPYMDQYFEWKNGRPADLYLTLFHRKYENLYVLGFMETDGGAYKMFDEMANIITAYIEAKQKGEESARRFRRLIESDHPSLNGGIHYLDTGRHAVYVNQVAYRKYLSKIHRAMSWPQLKPGQFDKLKITNSNSAEEGAGASL, encoded by the coding sequence ATGCAGCGAACGGGTTTTGGGTTGAGTTCAAGAGAGATTATCGATTATTCCGATTTTATATGTATAGTGGGGGCGGGTCCGGCCGGACTTTCCATCGGGCGTTCTTTGAAATCGCGTAGAATCCCATTTCATATAATTGAAAGACATTCGGATGTTGGTGGCATCTGGGATACGGAAAATCCCGGGTCTCCGATGTATAAGAGCGCACATTTTATATCATCGAAATACCTTTCTAATTATGCCGATTTCCCGATGCCTTCCCAGTATCCGGATTATCCATCGAACCGACAAATCCTAGCCTATCACAGATCGTTCGCTAAAGAATATGATTTATACCCTCATATAGAATTCAATACTTCCGTAAAGAACGTAGAAAAAAACGGTTCTAAATGGCTGCTGGCTCTTGCAAACGGAGAGCTAAGACTGTACGGAGAAATCGTCTGCGCTACTGGAATCACTTGGTCTCCAAATTTCCCAAAGCTACCAGGTAGCGAAACGTTTGGAGGCGAAATACTACATAGCATAAAATACAAAGACGCCATTTCGTTTAAAGGAAAACGCGTACTGATTGTGGGGGCAGGCAATTCAGGTTGTGATATCGCCTGCGATGCGGGCACCAATGCCGAGCAGGCGTTTATCAGCGTAAGACGCGGCTATCATTTTATTCCCAAGCATGTACTGGGGCAACCGGCCGACGTATTCGGAGACGGTGCACATTGGATACCGAATTGGTTTTCGCAATGGATTCTCGGGAAACTCTTGAGATTTCTGATCGGCGACGTCACGAAACTCGGACTTCCCGCGCCGGATCATAAAATATTCGAGACACATCCGATTGTAAACGATCAACTTTTGCATAATTTGCGCCATGGTGATGTGATTGCGAAAGGCGATATAGAAAAATTGAATGGAAACTTTGTGGAGTTTAAGGACGGGACTCGGGAAAAGATCGATATGATCATACTTGCAACCGGATACAATTGGTCGATTCCATATATGGACCAATACTTCGAATGGAAAAACGGTCGACCCGCAGATTTGTATCTGACCTTGTTCCATCGTAAATATGAGAACTTATATGTTCTTGGATTTATGGAAACCGACGGTGGCGCCTATAAAATGTTCGATGAAATGGCGAATATAATTACGGCTTATATCGAAGCGAAGCAAAAGGGGGAGGAATCCGCTCGAAGATTCCGGAGATTAATTGAATCCGATCATCCTTCGTTAAACGGAGGGATTCATTATCTTGATACCGGTAGGCATGCCGTTTATGTAAACCAAGTCGCATATCGAAAATATCTCTCGAAAATACACCGAGCCATGAGCTGGCCGCAACTTAAACCGGGCCAATTCGATAAATTAAAAATAACGAATTCAAATTCTGCGGAAGAAGGGGCAGGTGCGAGTCTGTGA
- a CDS encoding phasin-related domain-containing protein, whose protein sequence is MQIELMNIVNAGIGVVNLGKEELEKTQAVIIKKYEEFVAKGAADKSESSTRIRDLSMKVADSVKESKATIEKGTIEVRDKVLEAIKKITSKEEVMIPAGKPVTSKS, encoded by the coding sequence ATGCAAATTGAATTAATGAATATCGTTAACGCCGGAATTGGGGTCGTGAATTTAGGAAAAGAAGAATTGGAAAAAACTCAAGCGGTCATAATAAAAAAATACGAAGAATTCGTAGCAAAGGGAGCCGCCGACAAAAGCGAGTCGTCGACCCGTATTCGCGATTTGTCGATGAAAGTAGCGGATAGCGTAAAAGAATCTAAAGCAACAATCGAGAAAGGTACGATCGAGGTAAGGGATAAAGTGTTAGAGGCGATCAAAAAAATTACTTCGAAAGAAGAAGTGATGATTCCAGCCGGTAAGCCCGTTACGAGTAAGTCTTAA
- a CDS encoding protein kinase domain-containing protein, whose translation MISGYEIREEIHKGGNVSVFRGNNTETSDPVIIKIHTNEYPSIQDISKFKREYEIGAGIHSFGVIRYYGIEKYKNSFAIVMEDCGAISLNKIIKDLNLELSLKISIKIVEALGEIHKINVIHKDIKPSNIIVNLQTGSVKIIDFGIASKLTQENASLQSPEHLEGTLGYMSPEQTGRMNRSIDYRSDFYSLGATFYEMLTGELLFETTNSLELIHYHIAKIPVPPHERKNGRNIPENLSKVIMKLLAKNAEDRYQSVFGIKADLEKCLAELDGTVASDGSEFIPGKFDISERFQIPQKLYGREEELEKLLNSFEKVSFGEREMIFISGYSGIGKSSLVNEIHKPVLARRGYVIEGKYEQFKKDIPYSGFLNAFQSLIRQVLSADESTIESFRKELTKVLGINGRILSDVIPELELILGKLPPSPTLGPQETQNRFNLAIQNFVQVFARSTHPLTIFLDDLQWADSASLKLLEILETNPECKYLFIIGAYRDNEVDPLHPLLHVIGEIKKSGTSVESIALSPLDYDSLNLLISEALHCGIEKAKPLAELVASKTDRNPFFVNEFLKTLYKNNLLSLDVAAGSWIWDLEKIKERDITDNVVELMSQKIKDLPAETSRILQFGACIGNSFDLKTISIVRQLPGMRIIEDLFAAVECGLLLPLGNAYRYLAANNFSNSQDSDSQFSENLSDIRFKFLHDRVQQAAYDLIPESERPALHLKIGRHLLNDSNQDEIPERLIDIVGHLNAGIHLVDSERELSEIADLNFQAGVKAKDTVAYKSASYYFQVAMEILGESGWESRYEKALSIYSEAIETEYLNTDFDRMEELARIAVQKSRSTISAIHVFETRMRAKTAQSKYGEAIAVSSDVLRSLGVYIPTNAKKIDILTGLIKTKFSIGSKSISEMENLPEMKDSRKLAAMNLMMETCPAAYIAAPNLFPIIVFNMIRTSLKYGNSPVTAYAFCVYGLILISAVGDLQAGYEFGKMSLRMMEKFEAPGFKNRINMLYNTFIIHWKEHIAETKENLEEASRIAIQTGDLEYACYSAITYCNNSFLSGDALPFVLKKGNYYLELSKKFKQETAISIISIVLQFSEHLSQYKSLPEGFYGKTFQKENLLYLSETKNFSGLSFYYFMSSVLHYLSGSYEKALECSDLGAENIDAAAGLAWVPEYHFYRSMILLAMSESAPKSKKRKLIGKASESHKKLKKWTGFAPMNHLHKLYLMEAEQMKVLGNNSLASDLYEKAIQTASKNNYGNIIALSYERAAKFYLSDKKDLIGKVYLQKAHYFYTLWGALAKVKEIEELIPEAFPNSSDSFAPVSQAISSYSIGTATKEKSSRQLDFDSILKASQALSGEIVLERLLEKIMAIAIENAGAETGLLILDRNGNLEILARGSLKEKGTITDQESSRLTQNDTAPTAILEYVRRTGKTVVISDAIRDENFASIPYVIYNKPKSIISLPIRNQGKFLGMLYLENNLTTGAFTPERIDVLDILSSQAAISIENALLYSNLESKVKERTTQLKNVVDDLNKTNSNLEGTLKELHSLKQQQDGDYYLTSLLMTPLNGNEVTDDRVSVEFFLKQKKEFQFKQWTSEIGGDLCSAHTIILKGKKYTAFSNADAMGKSIQGAGGALVFGSVFEAMIQRVKLSAAAQDQFPERWLKNAFTELDKIFRSFDGSMYVSCIIGLIDNENGFLYCFNAEHPGIVLYKDRHASFIQDQPSMYKLGTFWNDGIFAVQTYQLSPGDSIFIGSDGKDDLMLHPEETQKRRMNENETLFLECVAEGKGELTAIREAILRKGDLTDDFSILHLNYKGSNETGNRIVSSQVESIIKSINSEPVGTVKYLSLVSELENAHVDNKTSIPIIKCLMKSNLRLKRHKEAADYAVMLSSLCPGNTKAIFVAAHCFKKVGNLERAIDMGERLRLRNLQDVSLLSLLAKLYGTVGNQAQAEILKEKVSQMNLQSSHDGIITAPDLPKNQILKSS comes from the coding sequence TATCAAAATTCACACCAACGAATACCCTAGCATTCAAGATATTTCAAAATTTAAGCGGGAATACGAAATAGGAGCCGGAATCCATTCATTCGGCGTGATTCGTTATTATGGCATCGAGAAGTATAAGAACTCTTTCGCTATCGTTATGGAAGACTGCGGCGCGATTTCGCTTAATAAAATTATTAAGGATTTAAATCTGGAGCTGTCCCTAAAAATTTCGATTAAGATAGTCGAAGCTTTAGGTGAAATTCATAAAATTAACGTAATTCATAAGGATATAAAACCCAGTAATATAATCGTAAACTTGCAGACCGGATCAGTCAAGATAATCGACTTCGGAATCGCTTCCAAATTAACCCAGGAAAACGCTTCGCTACAATCGCCGGAACATCTGGAAGGGACGTTAGGCTACATGTCTCCGGAACAGACCGGACGCATGAACCGTTCCATCGATTATCGGTCGGACTTTTATTCCCTCGGAGCGACTTTTTACGAAATGTTGACGGGGGAGCTTCTCTTCGAAACTACCAATTCGTTGGAGCTCATCCATTATCATATCGCAAAGATTCCGGTTCCTCCGCATGAAAGAAAAAATGGGCGAAATATACCGGAAAACCTTTCAAAAGTTATAATGAAGCTATTGGCAAAAAACGCCGAAGATCGCTACCAAAGCGTTTTTGGAATAAAAGCGGATTTAGAAAAATGTCTCGCGGAACTCGATGGAACCGTCGCCTCCGACGGCTCCGAATTTATTCCCGGTAAATTTGACATATCGGAACGATTTCAAATTCCGCAAAAACTTTACGGCAGGGAAGAAGAATTAGAAAAGCTTTTAAATAGTTTTGAGAAAGTTTCCTTCGGGGAACGGGAGATGATTTTCATTTCGGGATATTCCGGTATCGGAAAATCTTCGTTGGTAAACGAAATTCATAAACCCGTATTGGCTCGAAGAGGATACGTTATAGAAGGAAAATACGAACAATTCAAAAAAGACATACCTTATAGCGGATTTCTGAACGCCTTCCAAAGTTTAATTCGACAGGTCTTATCCGCGGACGAGTCTACTATCGAATCATTCCGAAAAGAACTTACCAAGGTTCTTGGAATTAACGGAAGAATCCTCTCGGATGTAATTCCCGAGTTAGAGCTTATTTTAGGAAAATTACCGCCATCGCCGACATTAGGACCCCAAGAAACTCAAAATAGATTTAATCTTGCCATTCAGAATTTTGTACAGGTCTTTGCGAGATCGACCCATCCCCTTACGATATTTCTCGACGACCTCCAATGGGCGGACTCGGCTTCTTTGAAATTACTCGAAATCCTTGAGACAAATCCGGAATGCAAATACTTATTTATCATCGGGGCCTATCGTGATAACGAAGTGGATCCGTTGCACCCGCTGCTGCATGTCATTGGCGAAATTAAAAAATCGGGAACTAGCGTGGAATCGATCGCGCTCTCGCCTTTGGATTATGACAGTTTAAATCTCCTAATTTCCGAAGCGCTCCATTGCGGTATCGAAAAGGCGAAACCGCTGGCTGAATTAGTCGCGTCTAAAACCGATCGAAATCCCTTCTTCGTTAACGAATTTTTAAAAACATTATATAAAAATAATCTTTTGAGCCTGGACGTAGCCGCCGGTTCCTGGATCTGGGATTTGGAAAAAATAAAGGAAAGAGACATTACGGATAACGTTGTAGAGTTAATGTCCCAGAAGATTAAGGATCTCCCCGCGGAAACGAGTAGAATCCTGCAATTCGGCGCATGCATAGGGAATAGTTTCGATTTAAAGACCATTTCAATTGTACGCCAGCTCCCCGGGATGAGAATAATCGAAGATCTCTTCGCCGCGGTCGAATGCGGGTTACTTTTGCCCCTCGGAAACGCGTACCGTTATTTAGCGGCTAACAACTTTTCAAATTCTCAAGATTCTGACTCTCAATTTTCGGAAAACCTATCCGATATTCGATTTAAATTCCTACATGATAGAGTTCAACAGGCTGCTTATGATCTGATACCGGAATCCGAGAGACCGGCATTGCACCTCAAAATAGGACGGCATCTTCTAAATGATTCGAATCAGGATGAAATTCCCGAACGCTTAATCGATATTGTCGGACACTTAAACGCCGGAATACATTTAGTCGATAGCGAACGAGAGTTATCGGAAATTGCCGATCTGAATTTCCAAGCCGGCGTAAAAGCAAAAGACACCGTCGCTTATAAATCGGCCTCCTACTACTTCCAAGTTGCGATGGAAATATTGGGGGAATCCGGCTGGGAATCCCGGTATGAAAAAGCCCTTTCAATCTATTCCGAAGCGATTGAGACCGAATATCTAAATACTGACTTCGACAGAATGGAGGAGCTAGCGCGCATTGCCGTACAGAAAAGCCGTTCCACCATTTCTGCGATTCATGTTTTCGAAACGAGAATGCGAGCCAAAACGGCCCAGTCAAAATACGGAGAAGCGATAGCGGTTTCAAGCGACGTTTTACGATCATTAGGCGTTTATATTCCGACTAACGCAAAAAAAATCGATATTCTGACCGGCTTAATTAAAACAAAGTTTTCGATAGGATCGAAGTCCATCAGCGAAATGGAAAATCTTCCCGAAATGAAGGATTCCAGAAAATTGGCCGCAATGAATTTAATGATGGAAACTTGTCCGGCCGCTTACATAGCTGCACCGAATCTTTTTCCCATCATCGTATTCAATATGATTAGAACCTCGTTGAAGTACGGAAACTCGCCGGTTACTGCCTACGCATTCTGCGTATACGGACTGATCCTAATCAGCGCCGTCGGAGATCTGCAAGCAGGTTATGAATTCGGAAAAATGTCCCTTCGAATGATGGAAAAATTCGAGGCCCCCGGTTTCAAAAATAGAATAAACATGCTGTATAATACTTTTATTATACACTGGAAAGAGCATATTGCGGAAACGAAGGAAAACTTGGAGGAAGCTTCCCGAATCGCAATCCAAACCGGAGATCTTGAATATGCTTGCTACTCCGCGATCACTTATTGCAATAATTCCTTTCTTAGCGGCGACGCCCTACCCTTCGTTCTAAAAAAAGGGAATTATTATTTAGAATTAAGTAAAAAATTCAAGCAGGAAACTGCGATTAGCATTATTAGTATCGTCCTTCAATTCAGCGAACACCTTTCCCAATACAAATCTCTTCCCGAAGGATTTTACGGAAAAACTTTCCAAAAAGAAAATCTACTCTATCTGAGCGAAACTAAAAACTTTAGCGGCCTTTCTTTCTACTATTTCATGTCTTCAGTATTGCATTATTTATCCGGTTCATACGAAAAAGCCTTAGAATGTTCCGACCTGGGCGCGGAAAATATCGATGCAGCAGCCGGCCTTGCCTGGGTTCCGGAATACCATTTTTACCGCTCGATGATCCTTTTGGCAATGAGCGAATCCGCTCCTAAATCGAAGAAAAGAAAGCTCATCGGGAAAGCCTCCGAAAGTCATAAAAAATTAAAAAAATGGACCGGCTTCGCTCCGATGAATCACCTTCATAAATTATATTTAATGGAAGCGGAGCAAATGAAGGTTCTAGGAAACAATTCTTTAGCCTCCGATCTTTATGAGAAGGCGATACAAACGGCCTCTAAAAATAATTACGGAAATATCATCGCCCTATCGTACGAGAGGGCGGCTAAATTCTATTTGTCCGACAAAAAGGATCTGATCGGAAAAGTATATCTTCAAAAAGCGCACTATTTCTATACCTTATGGGGAGCGCTTGCAAAGGTGAAGGAAATCGAGGAACTAATTCCCGAAGCATTTCCGAATTCCTCCGATTCCTTTGCCCCGGTTAGCCAAGCAATCTCAAGCTATTCGATCGGAACGGCAACGAAGGAAAAGTCGTCACGTCAATTGGACTTCGATAGTATTTTAAAGGCGTCTCAAGCTTTATCCGGCGAAATCGTATTAGAAAGATTATTGGAAAAGATAATGGCGATCGCGATCGAAAACGCGGGTGCGGAAACCGGACTCTTGATTTTAGACCGTAACGGCAATTTGGAAATCCTTGCTCGCGGATCCTTAAAGGAGAAAGGCACGATCACCGATCAGGAATCCTCTCGACTTACGCAAAATGACACGGCTCCGACTGCGATTTTAGAATATGTACGTAGGACCGGAAAAACCGTCGTAATTTCGGATGCGATACGAGACGAAAATTTTGCAAGCATACCATATGTAATTTATAATAAACCAAAATCCATAATTTCTCTACCGATTCGAAATCAAGGGAAATTCTTAGGCATGCTATATTTAGAAAACAATCTTACGACCGGAGCATTTACGCCGGAAAGAATCGACGTATTGGATATATTATCCTCTCAAGCCGCTATTTCGATCGAGAACGCGCTCCTTTATTCGAATCTGGAAAGTAAAGTAAAGGAAAGAACGACTCAATTGAAAAATGTCGTGGATGACTTAAACAAAACGAACTCGAATTTGGAAGGAACTCTAAAGGAATTACATTCCTTAAAACAACAACAAGACGGCGACTACTATTTGACCTCTTTATTAATGACCCCTTTAAACGGCAATGAAGTCACCGACGATCGGGTAAGTGTGGAGTTTTTCCTCAAACAGAAAAAAGAATTTCAATTTAAGCAATGGACTTCCGAAATCGGAGGCGATCTTTGCAGCGCGCATACGATCATCTTAAAAGGAAAAAAATACACAGCATTCTCAAATGCGGATGCCATGGGCAAATCCATACAAGGAGCAGGAGGGGCGCTAGTCTTCGGCTCCGTTTTTGAAGCCATGATCCAGAGGGTTAAATTGTCGGCCGCCGCCCAGGATCAGTTCCCGGAACGATGGTTAAAAAATGCGTTTACCGAGTTGGATAAAATCTTTAGGTCCTTCGACGGATCAATGTACGTTTCCTGCATAATCGGACTGATCGACAATGAAAACGGTTTTCTCTATTGTTTTAATGCGGAGCATCCGGGGATAGTTCTATATAAGGACCGACATGCCAGCTTCATACAGGACCAACCGTCCATGTATAAATTAGGAACTTTCTGGAATGACGGAATATTTGCAGTCCAAACCTACCAACTCTCTCCGGGAGATTCTATCTTCATCGGATCCGACGGAAAGGACGATTTAATGCTCCACCCGGAAGAAACCCAAAAAAGAAGAATGAATGAAAACGAAACCCTCTTCCTTGAATGCGTTGCCGAAGGAAAAGGCGAACTCACTGCAATCAGAGAGGCCATTTTAAGAAAAGGGGATCTAACTGACGATTTTTCAATATTACATTTAAATTATAAAGGATCGAATGAGACAGGGAATAGGATAGTATCTTCGCAAGTCGAAAGTATTATTAAATCGATAAATTCGGAACCCGTCGGAACCGTAAAATACTTGTCGCTTGTTTCCGAACTAGAAAACGCGCATGTCGACAATAAGACTTCGATTCCGATAATCAAATGTTTAATGAAATCAAACTTAAGGTTAAAACGACATAAGGAGGCAGCCGACTATGCAGTTATGCTTTCCTCGCTTTGTCCGGGAAATACAAAAGCTATCTTTGTTGCGGCACATTGTTTTAAAAAGGTCGGCAATCTGGAACGCGCAATCGATATGGGGGAGCGTTTAAGATTAAGAAATCTTCAGGATGTCTCACTCTTATCTCTCTTGGCCAAACTTTACGGAACGGTCGGAAATCAAGCGCAGGCGGAAATTCTTAAAGAAAAGGTGAGTCAGATGAATCTGCAAAGTTCCCATGATGGAATTATAACGGCGCCGGACCTACCAAAAAATCAAATCCTGAAATCGTCCTGA
- a CDS encoding SDR family NAD(P)-dependent oxidoreductase: MNTTLDYTLRRIALITGGGGAIAEAVAIRLDKLGFTLILSDISKEKMFSIVAKLSRPPKTVVCDQTNPSDVDALIRMIEQKYPDIELLINNAGFTKEGPFLRQDVSEIDRHAEINMLSPIRLIHGLVPLMLKRGRGAVVSIVSMGGIIALEDSALYSATKFGLRGFLTAFREELRGTGIKVSGIYPAAVDTPMLMHEALNGGTVLNWVNAVKSPDDVARAVLRGARTGLLEIYVPYSDGLVSRLAAVFPWLIGWLSPILKWIGEKGRRRWLRKKGIDPIRKN; this comes from the coding sequence GTGAATACTACCTTGGATTATACTCTTCGAAGAATAGCGTTGATCACGGGTGGAGGAGGCGCGATTGCTGAAGCCGTTGCAATCCGATTGGATAAGCTCGGGTTTACTCTGATTCTATCCGACATTAGCAAAGAGAAAATGTTCTCGATAGTAGCCAAATTATCTCGTCCTCCGAAAACAGTCGTGTGCGATCAAACAAACCCGTCCGACGTGGATGCATTGATTCGAATGATAGAGCAAAAATATCCGGACATTGAATTATTAATTAATAACGCGGGATTCACGAAAGAAGGTCCGTTTCTCCGACAGGATGTAAGTGAAATCGATCGTCACGCGGAGATTAATATGCTCAGCCCGATTCGTTTAATTCACGGCCTGGTTCCTCTTATGTTGAAAAGAGGGCGTGGGGCGGTTGTTTCTATCGTTTCTATGGGCGGAATCATTGCTCTTGAAGATTCTGCCTTATATTCCGCCACCAAATTCGGCCTAAGGGGTTTTTTGACAGCCTTTCGCGAAGAATTACGAGGTACGGGAATTAAGGTCTCCGGAATCTATCCGGCTGCAGTGGACACGCCGATGCTAATGCATGAAGCGCTTAATGGTGGAACCGTACTGAACTGGGTAAATGCGGTGAAATCGCCCGACGATGTTGCACGTGCAGTTTTGCGCGGAGCAAGAACCGGACTGCTGGAAATTTACGTGCCTTACAGTGATGGTCTCGTATCCCGCTTGGCTGCCGTATTTCCTTGGTTGATAGGATGGCTTTCGCCAATCCTAAAATGGATCGGTGAAAAAGGGCGGCGTCGTTGGCTTCGCAAAAAAGGGATCGATCCCATTAGGAAAAATTGA
- a CDS encoding helix-turn-helix domain-containing protein, which produces MKILRERRNLTPEEFSNKLEGVSVDQITDIESGILPMPSEIARQVSNLLDVPISLFLK; this is translated from the coding sequence ATGAAAATATTACGTGAGAGGCGGAATCTTACACCGGAAGAATTTTCAAACAAACTAGAGGGAGTTTCCGTTGATCAAATTACCGATATAGAAAGCGGAATCCTGCCTATGCCGAGCGAAATCGCTAGGCAAGTTTCAAATTTACTAGATGTACCAATCTCTTTGTTTCTTAAGTAA
- a CDS encoding HAD family hydrolase: MLSDVWDPDIRSGLEGMISGPAGLACFDFDNTLIRGDLGVATMQYILMNGLIRADLDEFWEELRDPFLSLETISVWKDLWRAFRMHKDTRSYGRLVEELFGLFFAVSKEEGPEAAYRWTRIIYSGMSEEELKKIARYVFVENQKQNGNDFNLTGGYSIDIRLRIRKPLLELIRLLKERDWEVWIITASPEYCVQVAAQEFGLEQSRVRGMRLKSRQGVMLPEIEEPLTFNDGKVKAIREITSSEIGFAAGDAFTDLSMLLAANRSLLIDHGDSDLRSVGESAGWWIQSADSIDSGSQVE, from the coding sequence ATGTTATCCGATGTTTGGGATCCAGATATACGGTCCGGTCTGGAGGGAATGATTTCCGGACCGGCAGGGCTTGCTTGTTTCGATTTTGATAATACGCTGATCCGCGGGGACCTCGGTGTTGCCACAATGCAATACATTTTGATGAATGGACTCATACGCGCGGATTTGGACGAATTCTGGGAAGAGTTACGAGATCCATTTCTCTCGCTTGAAACGATATCGGTTTGGAAAGATCTTTGGCGAGCATTCCGGATGCATAAGGATACACGAAGTTACGGACGACTGGTGGAGGAGCTTTTCGGATTATTTTTTGCAGTTTCCAAGGAAGAAGGGCCTGAGGCGGCGTACCGTTGGACCAGAATCATCTATTCCGGTATGTCGGAGGAAGAGCTTAAGAAAATTGCCAGATATGTATTCGTAGAGAACCAGAAGCAAAATGGAAACGATTTTAATCTAACTGGCGGGTACTCTATAGATATTCGGCTCCGAATCCGCAAACCTTTATTGGAGCTGATCCGATTGTTAAAGGAAAGAGATTGGGAAGTGTGGATCATTACAGCCTCTCCCGAATACTGCGTTCAGGTCGCCGCTCAAGAATTCGGATTGGAACAGAGTCGTGTGCGCGGTATGCGTTTAAAATCCAGGCAGGGAGTCATGCTCCCCGAAATCGAAGAGCCATTAACATTTAATGACGGTAAAGTCAAAGCGATTCGCGAAATTACCTCTTCCGAAATCGGGTTCGCAGCCGGGGATGCCTTTACCGATCTTAGTATGTTGCTCGCGGCAAATCGTAGTTTATTGATTGATCATGGCGACTCCGACTTGCGCTCCGTCGGCGAATCAGCCGGGTGGTGGATTCAATCGGCCGATTCAATAGATTCCGGGTCGCAAGTTGAATGA
- a CDS encoding PilZ domain-containing protein, whose translation MRERRQAERIYSEELCKFKITIRFEEIVFNGFIMNISEIGIGVVGTIKHGDSFPVGAPISGQIQFPDSWDKLKFEGEIARKEYISNDAGDSLVLGIKFATRISLPVPILKLALLAGGKSV comes from the coding sequence ATGCGCGAACGTCGACAGGCAGAAAGGATATATTCCGAGGAGCTATGCAAATTCAAAATTACGATACGTTTTGAAGAAATAGTATTCAATGGTTTTATAATGAACATTTCGGAAATTGGAATCGGAGTCGTCGGGACGATTAAGCATGGAGATAGCTTTCCGGTGGGGGCACCGATCTCCGGCCAAATTCAATTCCCGGATTCTTGGGATAAACTTAAATTCGAAGGCGAAATAGCACGCAAGGAATATATTTCGAATGACGCCGGCGATTCACTTGTATTGGGGATCAAATTTGCTACCCGAATTAGCCTACCGGTCCCAATATTAAAATTAGCGTTGCTAGCAGGAGGAAAGTCGGTCTGA